A window of the Ostrea edulis chromosome 1, xbOstEdul1.1, whole genome shotgun sequence genome harbors these coding sequences:
- the LOC125647890 gene encoding 4-hydroxybutyrate coenzyme A transferase-like, which yields MNVFAKKAAVGRRVVNACLKRTFYLYTPEPFHPLYERVPEYKTAEEAVQAIQSDSRVYVHGAAATPVKLVEAMTEHGKKAGLRNVEIMHIHTEGPGTYNKPEYEGIFRSNSLFLGANARKAVHEGRADTIPIFLCEIPHLFRRRILDIDVAMVTVAPPDKHGFCSLGTSVDCTRSAIQNAKYIIAMVNEYMPRTFGDGVIHESHIDAMVEHSEPLHELKRGALSEEEERIGKLIAENLVVDGATLQMGIGAIPDAVLSQLGHHKNLGVHSEMFSDGVVELVEKGVITNSEKSILTGRLVSSFSVGTKILYNFLNNNPSVEMRDVEFTNNVAIICQNPRMTAINSCIEVDLTGQVCADSIGERLYSGFGGQIDFIRGAAIGLDGEGKAIIAMPSSTKRGESKIVPILKSGSGVVTTRAHVHYIVTEYGIAYLFGKNLRQRAYALINIAHPDHREWLERESFDRLKCMPSP from the exons atgaatgttTTTGCAAAAAAAGCAGCGGTTGGACGTAGGGTGGTGAACGCATGTTTGAAAAGAACATTTTACCTGTACACACCCGAACCTTTTCATCCGTTGTATGAAAGGGTTCCAGAGTACAAGACGGCAGAGGAAGCCGTTCAGGCAATTCAGTCCG ACAGTCGAGTTTATGTTCATGGAGCTGCTGCTACTCCTGTCAAACTGGTGGAGGCCATGACTGAACATGGAAAAAAGGCAGGGCTTAGAAATGTGGAAATCATGCATATTCATACAGAGGGGCCAGGAACCTACAATAAACCTGAATATGAAG GAATCTTCCGATCGAACTCGCTGTTTCTTGGTGCAAATGCCCGAAAAGCTGTTCATGAGGGCAGAGCAGATACCATTCCAATATTTCTGTGTGAAATCCCTCATTTGTTCAGACGGCGAATCCTAGATATTGATGTGGCTATGGTAACTGTGGCCCCACCAGATAAACACGGCTTCTGTTCACTGGGTACCAGTGTTGACTGTACGAGGTCGGCCATTCAGAATGCCAAATATATCATAG cTATGGTCAACGAGTATATGCCCAGGACTTTCGGAGATGGTGTGATTCACGAGTCTCACATTGATGCCATGGTAGAGCATAGTGAACCACTGCATGAACTCAAACGAGGGGCTTTGTCAGAGGAGGAGGAGCGAATCGGAAAACTGATAGCAGAGAACCTAGTGGTAGATGGAGCCACATTACAAATGG GTATTGGTGCCATTCCTGATGCAGTATTATCACAGCTTGGTCATCACAAAAACCTGGGAGTCCATTCTGAAATGTTCAGTGATGGTGTAGTAGAACTTGTTGAGAAGGGTGTCATTACAAACTCAGAAAAATCTATCCTGACTGGTCGGTTGGTCAGCAGCTTTTCTGTTGGCACAAAAATTCTCTACAATTTCCTCAACAATAATCCTTCTGTAG agaTGAGAGATGTagaatttacaaacaatgtggCCATTATCTGTCAAAATCCTCGAATGACAGCCATTAACTCTTGTATTGAGGTAGACCTCACAGGTCAGGTGTGTGCAGATTCCATAGGAGAGCGACTTTACTCAGGATTTGGAGGTCAAATAGACTTCATCCGAGGGGCAGCAATTGGTTTGGATGGGGAGGGAAAAGCCATCATTGCAATGCCCTCATCCACAAAGAGAGGGGAGAGTAAAATAGTACCAATATTAAAAAGTG GTTCTGGTGTGGTGACAACACGAGCTCATGTCCACTACATTGTTACAGAGTACGGTATTGCCTACCTGTTTGGGAAGAATCTCCGTCAGCGAGCTTATGCTTTAATCAACATAGCCCATCCAGACCACAGGGAATGGTTAGAGAGAGAATCCTTTGACAGACTGAAATGTATGCCCTCACCTTAA